One window of Sinorhizobium fredii NGR234 genomic DNA carries:
- the clpB gene encoding ATP-dependent chaperone ClpB, which produces MNIEKYSERVRGFLQSAQTHALAEGHQQFTPEHVLKVLLDDDQGMAASLIERAGGDAREARAGTAAALAKLPKVTGGSGSVYLSQPLAKVFTAAEEAAKKAGDSFVTVERLLLALAIESSAATATILAKAGITPTKLNQVINEIRKGRTADSANAEQGFDSLKKYARDLTEEARDGKLDPVIGRDDEIRRTIQVLSRRTKNNPVLIGEPGVGKTAIAEGLALRIVNGDVPESLKDKRLMALDMGALIAGAKYRGEFEERLKAVLNEVRAGEGEIILFIDEMHTLVGAGKADGAMDASNLLKPALARGELHCVGATTLDEYRKHVEKDAALARRFQPVMVEEPTVEDTISILRGLKEKYEQHHKVRISDSALVAAATLSNRYITDRFLPDKAIDLMDEAASRLRMQVDSKPEELDELDRRVIQLKIEREALKKETDASSKDRLEKLELDLAALEEQAAALTARWQAEKQKLGRAADLKKQLDEARNELQIVQRKGEFQRAGELTYGVIPTLEKELAEAESQDGSSANAMVQEVVTPDNIAHVVSRWTGIPVDKMLEGEREKLLRMEDELAKWVVGQGDAVQAVSRAVRRARAGLQDPNRPIGSFIFLGPTGVGKTELTKALARFLFDDETALMRVDMSEYMEKHSVARLIGAPPGYVGYEEGGALTESVRRRPYQVVLFDEIEKAHPDVFNVLLQVLDDGRLTDGQGRTVDFKNTMIIMTSNLGAEYLTGLGENEDSDAVRDQVMEVVRAAFRPEFLNRVDEIILFHRLRRSEMGAIVDIQLERLRKLLGERKITLELEDEARAFLADKGYDPAYGARPLKRAIQKYLQDPLAEKMLQGEFPDGSAIKIIAGSDRLNFKRGTPAAKEAA; this is translated from the coding sequence ATGAATATCGAGAAATATTCCGAGCGCGTCCGCGGCTTCCTTCAATCCGCGCAGACCCATGCGTTGGCCGAAGGGCACCAGCAATTCACGCCGGAGCACGTGCTGAAGGTCTTGCTAGACGACGACCAAGGCATGGCGGCTTCGCTCATCGAGCGCGCCGGCGGTGATGCGCGCGAGGCACGTGCCGGCACGGCCGCGGCGTTGGCGAAGCTTCCGAAGGTGACGGGCGGCAGCGGTTCCGTCTATCTGTCGCAACCGCTTGCCAAGGTCTTCACCGCGGCGGAAGAGGCGGCCAAGAAGGCCGGCGACAGCTTCGTGACCGTCGAGCGGCTGCTTCTGGCGCTGGCGATCGAGAGCTCGGCCGCGACGGCGACGATTCTCGCGAAGGCGGGCATCACGCCGACGAAACTCAACCAGGTCATCAACGAGATCCGCAAGGGCCGGACCGCCGACAGCGCCAATGCCGAGCAGGGCTTCGATTCTTTGAAGAAATATGCGCGCGACCTCACCGAGGAAGCGCGGGACGGCAAGCTCGATCCGGTGATCGGCCGCGATGACGAAATCCGCCGCACGATCCAGGTGCTGTCGCGCCGCACCAAGAACAATCCGGTGCTGATCGGCGAACCGGGCGTCGGCAAGACGGCGATCGCCGAAGGGCTGGCGCTGAGGATCGTCAATGGCGACGTGCCGGAGAGCCTCAAGGACAAGCGCCTGATGGCGCTGGACATGGGCGCGCTGATTGCCGGCGCGAAATACCGCGGCGAGTTCGAAGAGCGGCTGAAGGCGGTGCTCAACGAGGTGCGCGCCGGGGAGGGCGAGATCATCCTCTTCATCGACGAGATGCATACGCTGGTCGGCGCCGGCAAGGCGGATGGGGCGATGGACGCCTCGAATCTCCTGAAGCCTGCGCTGGCGCGCGGCGAATTGCACTGCGTCGGCGCGACGACGCTCGACGAATACCGCAAGCATGTCGAGAAGGATGCGGCGCTGGCCCGCCGGTTCCAGCCGGTGATGGTCGAGGAGCCGACGGTCGAGGACACGATCTCCATCCTGCGCGGTCTCAAGGAAAAATACGAACAGCATCACAAGGTACGGATCTCCGATTCGGCTCTGGTCGCCGCCGCGACCCTATCCAACCGTTACATCACCGACCGTTTCCTGCCCGACAAGGCGATCGACCTCATGGACGAAGCGGCATCGCGGCTCAGGATGCAGGTCGATTCCAAACCGGAGGAGCTCGACGAGCTCGACAGGCGCGTCATCCAGCTGAAGATCGAGCGCGAGGCCTTGAAGAAGGAAACCGATGCCTCCTCGAAGGACCGCCTGGAGAAGCTGGAGCTCGACCTTGCGGCGCTCGAGGAGCAAGCGGCGGCGCTGACGGCCCGCTGGCAGGCGGAGAAGCAGAAGCTTGGGCGAGCTGCCGACCTCAAGAAGCAGCTCGACGAGGCCCGCAACGAGCTTCAGATCGTCCAGCGCAAGGGTGAATTCCAGCGGGCGGGCGAGCTGACCTATGGCGTCATCCCGACGCTCGAGAAGGAGCTTGCCGAGGCGGAGAGCCAGGATGGATCGAGCGCCAATGCCATGGTGCAGGAGGTGGTCACACCCGACAACATCGCCCATGTCGTCTCGCGCTGGACCGGCATTCCGGTCGACAAGATGCTCGAAGGCGAGCGCGAAAAGCTGCTGAGAATGGAGGATGAGCTGGCGAAATGGGTCGTCGGCCAGGGCGACGCCGTCCAGGCCGTGTCCCGTGCCGTCCGCCGCGCCCGCGCCGGGCTTCAGGATCCGAACCGGCCGATCGGCTCGTTCATCTTTCTCGGCCCGACGGGCGTCGGCAAGACGGAGCTTACCAAGGCGCTTGCCCGTTTCCTCTTCGACGACGAGACGGCGCTGATGCGCGTCGACATGTCGGAATACATGGAGAAGCACTCGGTCGCCCGGTTGATCGGCGCACCGCCCGGCTATGTCGGCTATGAGGAGGGCGGCGCGCTCACCGAATCCGTCCGCCGCCGACCCTATCAGGTCGTGCTGTTCGACGAGATCGAAAAGGCGCATCCGGATGTCTTCAACGTGCTGCTGCAGGTGCTCGACGACGGACGCCTGACCGATGGCCAGGGCCGCACCGTCGACTTCAAGAACACGATGATCATCATGACGTCGAATCTCGGTGCGGAATACCTGACCGGGCTCGGCGAGAACGAGGACAGCGACGCTGTCCGCGACCAGGTCATGGAGGTGGTCAGAGCCGCTTTCCGGCCGGAGTTCCTGAACCGGGTCGACGAGATCATCCTGTTCCATCGGCTGCGCCGCTCGGAAATGGGCGCGATCGTCGATATCCAGCTCGAACGACTGCGCAAGCTGCTCGGCGAGCGCAAGATCACGCTGGAACTCGAGGACGAGGCCCGCGCCTTCCTCGCCGACAAGGGGTATGACCCGGCCTACGGCGCGCGGCCCTTGAAGCGGGCGATCCAGAAATATCTCCAGGACCCGTTGGCGGAGAAAATGCTGCAGGGCGAGTTCCCGGACGGATCGGCGATCAAGATCATCGCCGGCTCCGACCGGCTGAATTTCAAGCGCGGCACGCCGGCTGCAAAGGAAGCCGCGTAG
- a CDS encoding tripartite tricarboxylate transporter TctB family protein, translating into MLKIRNGRDFVGGATMVLISLLFIWFGWELDVGNSFQMGPGYFPMMLSLLLMAIGLSIIVQSLVVAAQDEGSETANWKAYCLVILAPVFFGLTLSGLGLAPTMLFAIAAVSMASRYANWRHSIALGLFMALSSVVLFTRLLSLPVSAFGPWVPFVGGP; encoded by the coding sequence ATGTTGAAGATTCGAAACGGCCGCGACTTCGTCGGCGGCGCGACAATGGTCCTCATCAGCCTGCTTTTCATCTGGTTCGGCTGGGAACTCGACGTCGGAAACTCGTTCCAGATGGGGCCGGGCTACTTTCCGATGATGCTCAGCCTGCTGCTGATGGCCATCGGCCTATCGATAATCGTCCAGTCGCTCGTCGTGGCGGCGCAAGATGAAGGGTCGGAAACGGCAAACTGGAAGGCCTATTGTCTCGTGATACTGGCTCCGGTTTTCTTCGGGCTGACGCTTTCCGGCTTGGGGCTCGCCCCGACCATGCTCTTCGCCATCGCCGCGGTTTCCATGGCAAGCAGATATGCGAACTGGCGCCACTCGATCGCACTGGGTCTTTTCATGGCACTGTCTTCGGTTGTGCTTTTCACGCGGCTTCTATCGCTTCCCGTCAGTGCTTTCGGGCCATGGGTACCGTTTGTCGGTGGCCCGTAA
- the prmC gene encoding peptide chain release factor N(5)-glutamine methyltransferase — protein sequence MPETLDSLLAESRDRLKEAGIEGAAIDARHLISGLLGLSLAGLMARGGEPVSPQDAARIRAAIERRAAREPVYRILGEREFHGLTFRLSKETLEPRPDTETLVDCLIPYVRRIAARKGCCRLIDMGTGTGAICLALLAAALEARGFGTDISEDALATARENAKRNGLADRFQTLRSDWFETVEGRFDIIVSNPPYIRSSVVGELEPEVRYHDPAAALDGGNDGLDVYRAIAQHAGRHLETDGVVGLEIGFDQKHAVTALFQAQGFRLLESAMDLGGNDRVLIFEQDVKGSTTVEKMLH from the coding sequence ATGCCCGAGACACTGGATAGCCTGCTTGCCGAGAGCCGCGATCGATTGAAGGAAGCCGGCATCGAAGGAGCGGCGATCGACGCCCGGCACCTGATCTCCGGTCTCCTCGGCCTCTCGCTCGCCGGCCTGATGGCGAGGGGAGGGGAACCGGTCAGCCCGCAAGATGCAGCACGTATCCGTGCCGCGATTGAGCGCCGCGCGGCCCGCGAGCCGGTCTATCGCATCCTCGGCGAGCGGGAGTTCCATGGACTGACTTTCAGGCTTTCGAAGGAGACGCTGGAACCGCGGCCGGACACCGAAACGCTCGTCGATTGCCTGATACCTTATGTGCGGCGGATTGCCGCCCGGAAAGGATGCTGCCGGCTCATCGACATGGGCACAGGCACCGGGGCGATTTGCCTCGCTCTTCTTGCCGCAGCCCTTGAAGCGCGAGGCTTCGGCACCGATATATCCGAAGACGCTTTGGCGACGGCACGCGAAAACGCGAAAAGGAACGGGCTCGCCGATCGATTCCAGACCCTTCGAAGCGACTGGTTCGAAACGGTGGAAGGGCGGTTCGACATCATCGTCTCAAATCCGCCTTATATCCGGTCCAGTGTCGTCGGTGAGCTTGAGCCGGAGGTAAGATATCATGATCCGGCTGCCGCCCTGGATGGCGGAAATGACGGGCTTGATGTTTACCGTGCCATCGCACAACACGCCGGCCGCCATCTTGAGACGGACGGTGTAGTAGGCTTGGAAATCGGTTTCGACCAAAAGCACGCAGTGACCGCGCTGTTTCAAGCGCAGGGCTTCCGCCTGCTTGAGAGCGCCATGGATCTCGGCGGCAACGACCGGGTCCTGATATTCGAGCAGGACGTCAAAGGCAGCACGACCGTTGAAAAAATGCTGCACTAG
- a CDS encoding DUF4167 domain-containing protein, which produces MRPGQQNKRGRGRNNNNGNNNNNNNRKGSNPLTRTYDSSGPDVKIRGTAQHIAEKYSALARDAQSSGDRVIAENYLQHAEHYNRIIAAAQAQMQDRFQREERQDYQDRDIDRDQDDLDQVYAEPAPAAAQPAAAPTAGEPQPVIDGSGPQPVIEGMPAEVAMDEETSAASGRSASRRRSASRPRRQPRRNASDEPAAEGQPAGDAAALAASE; this is translated from the coding sequence ATGAGGCCAGGACAGCAGAACAAGCGCGGCCGTGGGCGGAATAACAACAACGGAAACAATAACAACAATAACAACCGCAAGGGATCCAATCCCTTGACGCGGACCTACGACAGCTCCGGTCCGGACGTGAAGATTCGCGGTACCGCCCAGCATATCGCCGAGAAATATTCAGCGCTTGCACGCGATGCCCAGAGCTCCGGCGATCGTGTGATCGCGGAAAACTACCTGCAGCATGCCGAGCACTACAACCGCATCATTGCGGCGGCACAGGCCCAGATGCAGGACCGCTTCCAGCGCGAAGAGCGCCAGGACTACCAGGATCGCGATATCGACCGCGATCAGGATGATCTCGACCAGGTCTATGCCGAACCGGCTCCGGCGGCGGCTCAGCCTGCGGCGGCGCCGACAGCCGGCGAGCCGCAACCGGTTATCGACGGCTCCGGCCCGCAGCCGGTGATCGAAGGCATGCCCGCCGAAGTCGCCATGGACGAGGAAACGTCTGCGGCTTCCGGCCGCTCGGCATCCCGGCGCCGCAGCGCCTCCCGGCCGCGCCGCCAGCCGCGCCGCAATGCCTCGGACGAGCCTGCCGCGGAAGGGCAACCGGCCGGCGACGCTGCCGCCCTGGCGGCATCGGAATAA
- a CDS encoding Bug family tripartite tricarboxylate transporter substrate binding protein: MQFTRLITLAAVAALMCAATAHVSRADDYPSKTVTVIVPFAAGGNTDTFGRLVAEELDKRLGQRFIVENKPGAGGNLGLGELARANPDGYTIGMGTVSSNAINQTLYKTLPYDKEKGFAPISLIATLPNVLVVNPDKIQAKSVEELVDLLKKEPGTHTYASSGVGTSIHLAGELLSTKAGVTMTHVPYKGSSQAILDVVAGHVDMMFDNIPTAAQQVKAGKVRALAVTSLDKAALLPDVPTMASFIPGFEATSWHGIFAPAGTPPEIVEKLSKEVQAILHDPAMKAKIEGMGATPIGNTPEEFKKFIGDETVKWAEVIKAANVPLQ, from the coding sequence ATGCAATTCACGCGTTTGATTACGCTTGCGGCTGTTGCGGCATTGATGTGCGCAGCAACCGCACATGTAAGTCGCGCCGACGATTATCCGTCGAAAACGGTCACGGTGATCGTTCCGTTTGCCGCGGGCGGCAACACCGATACCTTCGGCCGCCTTGTCGCCGAAGAACTGGACAAGCGCCTCGGCCAGCGATTCATCGTGGAGAACAAGCCGGGCGCCGGCGGCAATCTGGGGCTGGGCGAATTGGCGCGTGCCAACCCCGATGGCTATACGATCGGCATGGGAACGGTCAGCTCGAACGCCATCAACCAGACGCTCTACAAGACGCTGCCGTACGACAAGGAAAAGGGCTTCGCCCCCATCTCGCTGATCGCGACGCTGCCGAATGTGCTCGTCGTCAATCCCGACAAGATCCAGGCCAAATCCGTCGAGGAACTGGTCGACCTTCTCAAGAAGGAACCGGGCACGCATACCTACGCGTCGTCGGGTGTTGGGACCTCCATCCACCTGGCCGGCGAGCTTCTGTCGACGAAGGCCGGCGTGACGATGACGCATGTCCCCTACAAGGGCAGCAGCCAGGCGATCCTCGATGTCGTCGCCGGCCATGTGGACATGATGTTCGACAATATCCCGACGGCCGCGCAGCAGGTGAAAGCCGGCAAGGTTCGCGCCCTGGCTGTCACCAGCCTGGACAAGGCCGCCCTTCTTCCCGATGTGCCAACTATGGCCAGCTTCATTCCCGGCTTCGAGGCGACCTCCTGGCACGGCATCTTTGCGCCGGCGGGCACGCCGCCGGAGATCGTCGAGAAGCTGAGCAAGGAAGTCCAGGCCATCCTTCACGACCCTGCAATGAAGGCGAAGATCGAAGGCATGGGCGCCACGCCGATCGGTAATACGCCCGAGGAATTCAAGAAGTTCATCGGGGACGAAACGGTGAAATGGGCCGAGGTCATCAAGGCCGCGAACGTTCCGCTGCAGTAA
- a CDS encoding LacI family DNA-binding transcriptional regulator, translating into MTGHPKDARSKATAPVTLADIAKLAGVSLVTVSRAINTPHLVKPRTLEAIETAIARTGYVPNLLAGGLASRKTKLVAAIVPSVASTMFAETIEGLNAELVSAGYQVLLGLSGYDIDQERELTRAILARRPDGIILTGIAHLKETRAMLTGAGLPIVEIWDSTPSPLDTAVGFSHPAVGALVAEYLLAAGYDRYAQIGANDPRAMQRRDGFIKRLTGIATVETSTIEMSAPATFKDGRRAVGELLDQGGGSIAVFCSSDVVAHGALTEAYVRGCRIPEDLAIVGFGDFDFAPYTHPPLTTVRIDRRMIGTKAARAILAKLSGDETVVPMIDIDFEIIKRATA; encoded by the coding sequence ATGACAGGGCACCCAAAAGACGCGCGCTCAAAGGCGACTGCCCCGGTAACGTTGGCCGATATTGCCAAACTGGCAGGCGTTTCACTGGTAACCGTATCTCGAGCGATCAACACGCCCCACCTCGTGAAGCCGCGCACACTGGAAGCGATCGAGACCGCGATCGCGCGAACCGGTTATGTGCCGAATCTGCTTGCAGGAGGATTGGCGTCGCGGAAGACGAAACTTGTCGCCGCGATCGTGCCCTCGGTCGCAAGCACGATGTTCGCCGAAACCATCGAGGGCCTGAACGCTGAACTCGTTTCGGCGGGCTACCAGGTCCTGCTCGGCTTATCCGGATACGACATCGACCAGGAGCGGGAATTGACGCGGGCAATTTTGGCTCGTCGCCCGGACGGCATCATCCTCACCGGGATCGCGCACCTGAAAGAGACGCGAGCCATGTTGACGGGAGCCGGCTTGCCGATCGTCGAAATATGGGATTCGACACCTTCGCCTCTCGATACTGCCGTGGGCTTCTCCCATCCTGCCGTGGGTGCGTTGGTCGCCGAATATCTTCTCGCGGCGGGCTACGACAGATACGCCCAGATCGGCGCCAACGATCCCCGGGCAATGCAGCGTCGAGATGGATTCATCAAGAGGCTGACCGGCATCGCTACCGTTGAGACGTCGACCATCGAGATGAGTGCGCCGGCAACGTTCAAGGACGGGCGACGGGCCGTCGGCGAGTTGCTCGATCAAGGGGGTGGCTCGATCGCGGTCTTCTGCAGTTCCGACGTCGTGGCACACGGAGCACTCACCGAAGCCTACGTCCGAGGGTGTAGAATACCCGAAGATCTGGCTATCGTAGGGTTCGGAGACTTCGATTTCGCCCCTTACACGCATCCTCCGCTTACCACGGTGCGCATAGACCGGCGAATGATTGGAACCAAGGCTGCTCGGGCGATCCTTGCAAAATTATCGGGCGACGAAACAGTCGTACCGATGATCGACATTGATTTCGAGATTATCAAGCGCGCTACGGCGTAG
- a CDS encoding M23 family metallopeptidase, producing MISNRNMLRSLGDQPPILADGRRAPDRREISMRWLSGTFLTGITSSLLMGVALFAALDGRQQLAIPAEAFAALDPAAPGAAPISAAKRGNRILSPNIVAKPADKTVMEVSTMIHDGEKEVVRRRPFVHVKMALAANHQASQDYPAFDPLAIFSTNEAEAEPPPAKTGTIYGSDVESEVALKTVNFPVKGSGFSFAPSMSLDEVEENVRTNGSVLTEGNTQVASLFYVDPQRFASDTDNLDLIQGLSARIVEENMTVSTHETITEQSTEYADDIIPVRRATPLAAVLVNAGYAKAEAEDAAGYLEASLGAKELGAGDVLRIGIIQKGEEARIVRATVYSRNRHVLTMALDDRGHFVPGAEPPKLDAVATAFDDNGTPVVTTGHDLPRVYDGIYRAALSYGMNAEMISLIVKLLASNVDFQAQLKPTDSLEAFFSVTDESGQATEESELLYVDAKFGDAETRFYRFQDPDDNSIDYFNEDGKSIRQFLLRNPVPNGHFRSGFGMRRHPILGFSRMHTGVDWSAPRGTPIIAAGNGVVDKAGWDSGGYGNQTLIRHANGYVSSYNHQSAIAKNVKPGAKVVQGQVIGWVGTTGLSTGPHLHYELIVNGNKVDPLRIRLPGGKSLSGDVLAKFEIERARIDELLGKDDPSEVASQ from the coding sequence ATGATCAGCAACAGGAACATGCTGCGGTCGCTCGGCGATCAACCGCCGATCCTCGCGGATGGACGCCGCGCGCCGGACCGGCGCGAGATTTCCATGCGCTGGCTGTCGGGCACGTTCCTGACTGGTATTACCTCGAGCCTGCTGATGGGAGTGGCGCTTTTCGCCGCGCTCGACGGTCGCCAGCAGCTGGCAATCCCGGCCGAGGCCTTCGCGGCCCTCGATCCTGCCGCACCGGGTGCCGCGCCGATCAGTGCCGCCAAGCGCGGCAACCGGATTCTTTCGCCCAACATCGTCGCCAAGCCGGCCGACAAGACGGTCATGGAAGTCTCTACGATGATCCATGACGGCGAGAAGGAGGTGGTCCGCCGCCGGCCCTTCGTCCATGTCAAGATGGCGCTCGCCGCCAATCATCAGGCCTCGCAGGACTATCCCGCCTTCGATCCGCTGGCGATCTTTTCGACGAACGAGGCAGAGGCCGAGCCGCCTCCCGCAAAAACCGGCACCATCTACGGTTCCGACGTCGAATCCGAAGTGGCGCTCAAGACTGTCAATTTTCCGGTGAAGGGATCCGGCTTCAGCTTCGCCCCGTCGATGTCGCTCGACGAAGTGGAGGAGAATGTCCGTACCAACGGCTCCGTGTTGACCGAGGGCAACACCCAGGTCGCTTCGCTCTTCTATGTCGATCCGCAGCGCTTCGCTTCCGACACCGACAACCTCGACCTGATCCAGGGCCTCTCGGCGCGGATCGTCGAGGAGAACATGACCGTCTCGACCCACGAGACCATCACCGAGCAGAGCACGGAATACGCCGACGACATCATCCCGGTCCGTCGTGCCACGCCGCTTGCCGCGGTGCTGGTGAATGCGGGCTACGCCAAGGCCGAGGCGGAGGACGCAGCCGGCTACCTCGAGGCATCGCTTGGCGCCAAGGAACTTGGCGCTGGAGATGTGCTGCGCATCGGCATCATCCAGAAAGGCGAGGAAGCAAGGATCGTCCGGGCGACGGTCTATTCGCGCAACCGCCACGTTCTGACAATGGCACTCGACGATCGCGGTCATTTCGTGCCTGGGGCCGAGCCTCCCAAACTCGATGCGGTCGCTACCGCCTTTGACGATAACGGAACGCCGGTGGTGACCACGGGTCACGATCTGCCGCGCGTCTATGACGGCATCTATCGGGCTGCCCTCTCCTACGGCATGAATGCCGAAATGATTTCGCTGATCGTCAAGCTGCTGGCGAGCAATGTCGATTTCCAGGCGCAGTTGAAGCCGACGGATTCACTGGAAGCCTTCTTCTCCGTCACCGATGAGAGTGGGCAGGCGACGGAGGAATCCGAGCTTCTCTATGTCGATGCCAAGTTCGGCGATGCCGAGACGCGGTTCTACCGCTTCCAGGATCCGGACGACAATTCGATCGATTATTTCAACGAGGACGGCAAGAGCATCCGCCAGTTCCTGTTGCGCAATCCGGTTCCAAACGGCCACTTCCGGTCCGGCTTCGGCATGCGCCGCCACCCGATCCTCGGGTTCTCGCGCATGCATACGGGCGTCGACTGGTCGGCGCCGCGCGGAACACCGATCATCGCCGCCGGCAATGGCGTCGTCGATAAGGCCGGCTGGGACTCCGGCGGCTATGGCAACCAGACGCTGATCCGCCACGCCAACGGCTATGTCTCGTCCTACAACCACCAGAGCGCCATCGCCAAGAACGTCAAGCCGGGCGCAAAGGTCGTGCAGGGCCAGGTAATCGGCTGGGTTGGCACCACCGGCCTGTCGACCGGCCCGCACCTCCATTACGAACTGATCGTCAACGGCAACAAGGTCGACCCCTTGCGCATCCGCCTGCCGGGCGGCAAGTCGCTGTCCGGCGACGTCCTTGCCAAGTTCGAGATCGAGCGCGCGCGTATCGACGAACTCCTCGGCAAGGACGATCCGAGTGAGGTCGCAAGCCAATAA
- a CDS encoding tripartite tricarboxylate transporter permease: MDLFSNLWLGGATAFLPANLAYCFIGCLLGTAIGVLPGLGPTATIAMLLPITFGLPPESALIMLAGIFYGAQYGGSTTAILINLPGESSSVVTAIDGYQMARKGQAGKALATAALGSFFAGTVATILLAVAAPPLAAIALKFGPAEYFSLMVLGLVASVALASGSLLKALAMIVFGLLLGSVGTDVESGVPRYIFGVPQLYDGLNFVAVSMGIFGICEILRNLESEHERSVGVKKVTGLMLNGEDFRRVVAPVLRGTALGSVLGMLPGGGAMLASFASYAVEKRVSPNSAEFGKGAIEGVAAPESANNAGAQTSFIPMLTLGIPGNPVMALMVGAMIIQGVTPGPNVISDEPALFWGMIVSMWAGNLMLVILNLPLIGLWVRMLTIPYHLLFPAIIGFCCIGAYSINNSVFDVFVMALFSVVGFALSKLRFEPAPLLLGFILGPMLEENLRRAMLISQGDPTIFVRSPLSLSLLVVAAIVLALVLSPSIGRKREEAFTE; encoded by the coding sequence ATGGATCTTTTTTCGAATCTTTGGTTGGGGGGCGCGACGGCATTTCTGCCCGCCAATCTCGCTTATTGCTTCATCGGCTGTCTTCTCGGAACGGCTATCGGCGTTTTGCCCGGTCTCGGCCCGACAGCAACGATCGCCATGTTGCTGCCGATCACCTTCGGTCTGCCCCCGGAATCCGCTTTGATCATGCTGGCCGGCATCTTCTACGGCGCCCAATATGGCGGCTCGACCACCGCGATCCTGATCAATCTGCCGGGAGAGAGCTCGTCTGTCGTTACGGCGATCGACGGTTACCAGATGGCGCGCAAGGGCCAAGCCGGCAAGGCCTTGGCAACGGCGGCTTTGGGCTCCTTCTTCGCAGGAACGGTGGCGACAATCCTTCTTGCCGTGGCGGCTCCTCCGCTCGCCGCAATCGCGTTGAAATTCGGGCCTGCCGAATACTTCTCGTTGATGGTTCTCGGGCTGGTGGCCTCCGTGGCGCTGGCGAGCGGCTCCTTGCTGAAGGCTCTGGCGATGATCGTCTTCGGCCTTTTGCTCGGTTCGGTCGGCACGGATGTCGAGAGCGGCGTGCCGCGCTACATCTTCGGCGTGCCGCAACTATACGATGGCCTCAACTTCGTTGCCGTCAGCATGGGCATATTCGGTATCTGCGAGATTCTGCGTAATCTCGAAAGCGAGCACGAGCGCTCAGTTGGCGTAAAGAAAGTCACCGGGCTGATGCTGAACGGGGAAGATTTCAGGCGTGTTGTCGCTCCGGTCTTGCGCGGGACCGCGCTCGGATCGGTGCTCGGCATGCTGCCGGGCGGCGGCGCCATGCTGGCGTCCTTCGCCTCCTATGCCGTGGAGAAGCGCGTGTCTCCCAACAGCGCCGAATTCGGCAAAGGCGCGATCGAAGGGGTGGCCGCGCCGGAATCGGCCAACAATGCCGGTGCGCAGACGTCCTTCATCCCGATGCTGACCCTCGGCATCCCCGGCAACCCGGTGATGGCGCTGATGGTCGGCGCGATGATCATTCAGGGTGTCACCCCGGGGCCCAACGTCATTTCGGACGAACCGGCGCTCTTCTGGGGAATGATCGTGTCAATGTGGGCCGGCAACCTCATGCTTGTGATCCTCAACCTGCCGCTGATCGGCCTGTGGGTCCGTATGCTGACGATCCCCTACCATCTGCTGTTCCCCGCGATCATCGGGTTTTGCTGCATCGGCGCCTACAGCATCAACAACAGCGTCTTCGACGTCTTCGTCATGGCCCTGTTCAGCGTCGTTGGCTTCGCACTCAGCAAGCTGCGTTTCGAGCCGGCGCCGCTGCTCCTCGGCTTCATCCTCGGTCCGATGCTGGAGGAGAACCTCCGGCGGGCCATGCTGATCAGCCAGGGCGATCCGACGATCTTCGTGCGCAGCCCGCTCAGCCTGTCGCTGCTGGTCGTCGCCGCTATCGTCCTTGCTCTCGTGCTCTCGCCCAGCATCGGCAGGAAAAGGGAAGAGGCGTTTACAGAATAG